From Calothrix sp. PCC 6303, a single genomic window includes:
- a CDS encoding glycosyltransferase → MRILFLHPNFPAQFRHVATALAKDSSNQVFFGTTRREGSLPGVNKVFYQAKREARPETHHYVRPLENAVLQGQAVFRMAEQLKARGFVPDVVYGHSGWGPTLFIKDIFPQAKFLCYFEWFYHAHGSDADFDPSEPLSYDDEARIRIKNAPILQDLYSCDRGLSPTYWQRQQFPSEYLGKLNVLHDGIDTDFFRPKPGAKLVLASKKLDLSHVDEIVTYATRGMEPYRGFPQFMEAVSLLQQRRPNCHVVVVGENRVAYGKKLADGKTYKDVMLEKFPIDQSRIHFTGWLPYEEYLQVLQASSAHVYLTRPFVLSWSLLESLCTGCLVVASRTAPVMEVIQDGVNGLLADFFSPQEICDRIEEALNHPDKMAEIRAKARETIEKYYNLSVLLPKHLEWIQQQEQNTRLVFPSSVIPIDSNVSLITDNGVNGKYQDSETSIETSMEVLQVNNRKVTAQEIVPLLTQYQMLPKLKQELVIDQAIAPFTCTAEESAKCHEEFCQKHQLTSETIRQDWLQKQGLTEAQFIELATRKLRIEKFQTATWGNKLEPYFRQRKPQLDQVIYSLIRLKDADLAREIYFRLLENEQPFAELARQYSEGSEVSTGGLIGPVPLSSPHPKLAQILTINQPGELSPPTRIGELWIIVRLEKLLPAKLDETVKQKLLNELFSTWLQEQLQPLAAKEPLEIKKSA, encoded by the coding sequence ATGAGAATATTATTTTTACATCCTAATTTTCCGGCTCAGTTTAGGCATGTAGCCACAGCTTTAGCCAAAGACAGTAGTAACCAAGTTTTTTTTGGTACCACTCGTCGTGAAGGAAGCTTACCTGGTGTTAACAAGGTTTTTTATCAAGCAAAACGGGAAGCTAGACCGGAAACTCATCACTATGTGAGACCTTTGGAAAATGCGGTTCTCCAAGGTCAGGCTGTATTTCGGATGGCAGAGCAGCTAAAAGCCAGGGGATTTGTACCTGATGTGGTTTATGGTCATTCTGGTTGGGGTCCCACTTTATTTATTAAAGATATTTTCCCTCAAGCTAAATTTTTATGTTATTTCGAGTGGTTTTATCACGCTCATGGTTCCGATGCAGATTTTGACCCTAGTGAACCGTTAAGTTATGACGATGAAGCCCGGATTCGCATCAAGAATGCGCCAATTTTGCAAGATTTATATAGTTGCGATCGCGGTCTGTCTCCAACCTATTGGCAGCGTCAACAGTTCCCTTCAGAATATCTTGGTAAACTTAATGTTCTGCATGATGGGATTGATACTGATTTTTTCCGCCCCAAACCAGGCGCAAAGCTAGTTTTAGCAAGCAAAAAACTCGATCTTTCCCATGTGGATGAAATTGTCACTTACGCTACAAGGGGAATGGAACCTTATCGAGGTTTTCCGCAGTTTATGGAGGCAGTATCTTTACTCCAGCAGCGACGACCAAATTGTCATGTGGTAGTTGTAGGGGAAAATCGGGTAGCTTATGGGAAAAAACTGGCTGATGGTAAAACCTATAAAGATGTGATGCTGGAGAAATTCCCCATCGATCAAAGTCGCATCCATTTTACAGGTTGGCTACCCTACGAAGAATATCTGCAAGTTCTCCAAGCATCAAGCGCTCATGTTTATTTAACCCGTCCCTTTGTTTTATCTTGGTCGTTACTAGAATCCCTTTGCACAGGTTGCTTGGTGGTTGCTTCGAGAACTGCCCCGGTGATGGAAGTCATTCAAGACGGGGTAAATGGTTTGTTAGCCGACTTTTTCTCACCCCAGGAGATATGCGATCGCATTGAGGAAGCATTGAACCATCCTGATAAAATGGCGGAAATTCGCGCTAAAGCCAGAGAAACCATTGAAAAATACTATAATTTATCAGTTTTATTACCCAAACACTTGGAATGGATACAACAGCAGGAACAGAATACTAGATTAGTATTCCCAAGTAGCGTTATCCCAATCGATTCAAATGTATCTTTAATTACAGATAACGGTGTTAATGGTAAGTACCAAGACTCCGAAACAAGCATAGAGACATCTATGGAAGTTTTACAGGTTAACAATCGCAAGGTGACAGCCCAAGAAATAGTGCCATTGCTAACTCAGTATCAAATGTTGCCTAAGCTCAAACAAGAGCTTGTAATTGATCAGGCGATCGCACCTTTTACCTGTACTGCTGAAGAGTCAGCTAAATGTCACGAGGAATTTTGTCAAAAACATCAATTAACATCCGAAACTATACGCCAAGATTGGTTACAAAAACAAGGATTAACGGAGGCACAATTCATCGAGTTAGCAACTCGTAAACTCAGAATTGAGAAGTTTCAAACAGCAACTTGGGGTAATAAGTTAGAACCCTATTTCCGTCAACGCAAACCACAACTTGACCAAGTTATTTACTCCTTAATTCGACTGAAAGATGCAGATTTAGCACGAGAAATTTATTTTCGCCTTTTAGAAAACGAACAACCTTTTGCAGAATTAGCAAGACAATATTCTGAAGGTTCAGAAGTTTCTACAGGTGGTTTAATTGGTCCTGTTCCTCTGTCATCACCCCATCCAAAGTTAGCTCAAATTCTCACGATTAATCAGCCAGGTGAGTTATCACCTCCAACTCGTATCGGTGAATTGTGGATAATTGTCCGCTTAGAAAAACTTTTACCAGCCAAATTAGACGAAACAGTGAAACAGAAGTTGTTAAATGAACTTTTTTCCACTTGGTTACAAGAACAGCTTCAACCTCTAGCTGCTAAAGAACCATTAGAAATCAAAAAATCAGCTTAA
- a CDS encoding pentapeptide repeat-containing protein — MAAQDFSNQNLNGNNFNGQDLNGSNFFKTTLTGVQFVGTQLRSTNFEESSWFNVNASNAVFATNTNFPSPANLFKAKWENVNLSGANLTGANLSLIDTKFINLSNANLTNANLSEANLSGEQSDRPNLAGANFTGADLFKTKLKAADLTGANFTNAKFQETELEATLLVNVNATGADFRQAKLTDLLLQNSTFDLANFSGVSISDVEAFNPNQAVNASFRGADLSNLVLDDATLTGSNFSAYVATNGTVTATNLTSAKLVDSDFTGSNFSGAKLINTDLSKTNLTNANFTGADMSGVLTTDAIASGANFTNANLSNANLSKGNFTDATFFGANLTGASAVDAIGLYLGDGGNNNLTGTNNGDNLFGNGGNDVLNANDGNDYLDGGAGADNLNGGNGADTLFGGAGNDTLNGGAGNDYLDGGNGNDRMLGGTGDDIYIVNATGDNVIENANAGIDTVRSSAASYTLTNNVENLTLINTAQSGTGNALANTITGNDGNNNLSGGDGNDTLSGGLGDDVLDGGAGDDVMTGALGNDTYVISSAADIITENANEGTDTVQSSFDYTLGDNLENLTLVGTALNGTGNGLANIITGNASNNTLSGLAGNDTLYGLDGDDILLGGGGGDYLDGGLGNDSITGATGNDIILGGAGNDTMNGGDGNDTFIFASGFGSDRINGFADGGDKINLTAFATSFGALTINQAGGTTVISGSVFGADTITLAGFTATNLDAGDFIF; from the coding sequence ATGGCAGCCCAAGACTTTAGCAATCAAAACCTCAATGGAAATAACTTTAATGGACAAGACTTAAACGGTTCTAACTTTTTTAAAACGACCCTTACAGGAGTACAGTTTGTAGGTACACAACTTAGAAGCACTAACTTTGAAGAATCAAGTTGGTTCAACGTTAATGCGTCCAATGCTGTTTTTGCGACAAACACTAACTTTCCATCACCAGCTAATTTGTTTAAGGCAAAATGGGAAAATGTCAACCTCAGTGGAGCAAATCTAACTGGAGCAAATTTATCATTAATTGACACCAAATTTATTAACTTATCCAATGCCAATTTAACTAATGCCAATTTGAGTGAAGCAAATCTCAGTGGAGAACAGTCTGACAGACCAAACCTAGCGGGAGCGAACTTTACAGGAGCAGATTTATTTAAAACAAAGTTAAAAGCTGCGGATTTAACAGGGGCAAATTTCACCAATGCGAAGTTTCAAGAAACAGAGTTAGAGGCAACTCTCTTAGTCAATGTGAATGCAACTGGTGCCGATTTTCGACAAGCCAAACTCACAGATTTGCTTCTCCAAAATTCTACCTTTGATTTAGCAAACTTCAGTGGTGTCTCTATCAGTGATGTAGAAGCATTCAATCCAAATCAAGCAGTGAATGCGAGCTTTCGTGGTGCTGATTTAAGCAACTTGGTTTTAGATGATGCGACTTTAACTGGTAGTAATTTTAGTGCATATGTTGCTACTAATGGTACAGTTACAGCTACAAACCTCACAAGCGCCAAATTAGTTGATAGTGATTTCACTGGTTCCAATTTCAGTGGTGCCAAACTAATAAATACTGACCTATCTAAAACTAACCTCACCAATGCCAACTTTACTGGTGCTGACATGAGTGGGGTACTCACCACCGATGCGATCGCAAGTGGTGCAAACTTCACCAATGCCAATTTGAGTAATGCGAACCTGTCTAAAGGTAACTTTACCGATGCTACCTTTTTTGGGGCTAATCTGACAGGCGCGAGCGCGGTTGATGCTATTGGCTTGTATCTTGGAGATGGTGGTAATAACAACCTTACAGGTACCAACAACGGTGATAACCTGTTTGGCAATGGTGGCAACGATGTCCTCAATGCTAATGATGGCAATGATTATCTTGATGGTGGTGCTGGTGCTGACAACCTCAATGGTGGTAATGGTGCTGACACCTTATTTGGTGGTGCTGGCAATGACACCTTAAACGGTGGTGCTGGTAACGATTACCTTGACGGTGGTAATGGTAATGACAGGATGCTTGGTGGTACTGGTGATGATATATACATCGTCAATGCTACTGGTGATAATGTGATCGAAAATGCCAACGCAGGTATAGATACTGTCCGTTCTAGCGCTGCCAGCTACACCTTAACCAACAACGTAGAAAACCTAACATTAATTAATACAGCCCAGAGTGGTACTGGTAACGCACTTGCCAACACCATTACAGGTAACGATGGCAATAACAACCTCAGTGGGGGTGATGGCAATGATACCCTTAGTGGTGGCTTAGGGGACGATGTGCTGGATGGTGGTGCAGGTGATGACGTGATGACTGGTGCTTTGGGCAACGACACCTATGTGATTAGTAGTGCAGCAGATATCATCACCGAAAATGCCAATGAAGGTACAGATACAGTTCAGTCTAGTTTTGACTACACCCTGGGCGATAACCTAGAAAATCTCACCCTGGTTGGTACAGCCCTCAACGGCACTGGTAACGGACTTGCCAACATTATTACGGGTAATGCCAGCAACAATACCCTCAGTGGACTTGCGGGTAACGATACCCTCTATGGTTTGGATGGCGATGATATCCTGCTTGGTGGTGGTGGCGGTGATTATCTCGATGGTGGTTTAGGTAATGACTCCATCACTGGCGCTACTGGCAATGACATTATTCTTGGTGGTGCAGGCAATGACACCATGAATGGTGGTGATGGCAATGACACCTTTATCTTTGCATCCGGCTTTGGAAGCGATCGCATAAATGGTTTTGCCGATGGTGGAGACAAGATTAACCTGACGGCATTTGCTACCAGTTTCGGCGCTTTGACAATTAATCAAGCTGGGGGAACTACAGTTATTTCCGGCTCAGTTTTTGGTGCAGATACCATTACCCTGGCAGGTTTCACCGCTACCAACCTTGATGCTGGGGATTTCATTTTTTAA